The following nucleotide sequence is from Elusimicrobiota bacterium.
TGGCCAAAGGCACACCGTTGGCGGACAAGTGTCTCTATCAGAAAGATCTGGCCCTGGCGAGGAAGTCTCATATGGTTGTGATTAACCACGCGTTGTTTTTTGCCGGGCTTCCATTAAAACCAGCGGATGCCCTCATTTTGGATGAAGCGCACACGCTTGAAGACGCGGCGTCACGCTTTCTGGGATATGAACTCTCCAACTTTTCACTCAAACGCCTTTGGGATGACCTTTTTTCTCCAGAAACTGGCCGTGGATTGGCGCAAAGAATCCTGGCCGGGAATGGCCGCCGTTCCCTTGAGCGGGCCGTCCAAAGAGCTCGGGACAGTTCGGATGAGTTTTTCGTTTTACTTGAACCCTGCATTGGATATTTGCCTGGGGAAGTGCAGAAACGGATTCGGGCCCCGTTAACGATTTCGGGTTCATTGGAGAGTTCCATTACTTCCATTGAAAAAATACTCATTGAAGAACTCTCGGGGGCGGACACGAGTGAGGAAGAAGCGGACCTCCGTTCCCACCTCCAACGTGTTCGAGATGTATTAACTCATTTGCGATCGTTTTCCCAAACGCTTCGAGACGATCACGCCTACTGGGCCGAACAGGGCCTTTCACGCCGAGGACACCGTCTTTCTTTACACGGCGCGCCAGTTCATCTCGCCCCTTTTTTAAAAGATCGCGTTGTCTCCCCTTTTCCCAGGGTGGTGATGACCTCCGCCACGTTATCGGTGGGGGGAACGTTTGATTCGGCTCGGTCCCGTTTCGGATTAGAGAAAGGCGCGGAATCCCTTCTGGATTCCCCGTTTGACTTCAAAAATCACGCCGCTCTTTTTGTTGATCCCGAAACCCCTGATCCCAAAACGGATCCACGGGGACATGAGGCGTTTGTTCTTGAGCGGTGCCGGTCTTTGATTCATGTCGTCCCTGGCGGACTTTTTATTCTGTTTACGAACTGGGCTTTTCTAGGGAAAGCCCACAAGGTCTTAGAACGCCAAGTCGGGACTCGGCCCCTTTTTAAACAAGGGGAAGAACCTCCGTCCCGTCTGTTGGAAAAGTTCAAGAAAGCGGGGAATGGGATTTTGCTGGGAACAGACACGTTTTGGCAAGGGGTGGATGTCCCAGGCTCGGCTCTTTCGTGTGTGGTGATCACAAAACTGCCGTTCTCGCCCCCCACCGCCCCGCTGGAAGAAGCTCGCCAAGAATGGTTAGAAAAACAGGGGCACAACGTCTTCCACGAACACACCATTCCCCGGGCGGTCATCAAGTTTCGTCAGGGTTTCGGACGCTTGATTCGTTCCCATCAGGATACCGGCGCCGTGGTTATTCTTGATCCTCGGGTCAAGACCAAATTTTACGGGCAGGTCTTCTTAAAATCGATCCCGGCCTGTCGCGTTATTAATTCTCTCCAAGAACTGGAGAAGTTTTTTCTAGGAAAACATCCGTAAAATCCGAAAGGGGGATTGTGGGTTGTTCATGGGTTTGTCACGCTTTAATCCTTGAAAGGCAGTAAACCCTCCTGGCGTCTGCTTTTGTGTCGCAAGGGGAACATCTTTTTTGAAGGTTGGATTTCTTCATTGAACGATATCCCGAACTCGATTCCCCCGCGGTCCGCCCAGAATGGAAAACCGTCTGTACGATCGGCGGCCTCCACCCGATCCGCTGTGGACACACGGGCGGATCCATTCCTGAAGGAATGCGCTCAACTCACGGAAGAAGAGGTCCTTTCCCGGCTCTCCACCTCTCTGGGCGGACTGTCTGAAGACGACGCGGCCCTCCGCCTGAAACAAGACGGCCCCAACGCTGTCGCCCCTGAAACACATTTCCAAAAACTGCAACTGGTTCGGCACGCTGTTCTTAATCCCTTGGTGATCCTTCTCGCGGTTTTGGCGGGGATTGAAATGGCCACGGGCGAATATCGGTCGGCCTGGGTGATGTTGGCCATGATTGTGGTCAGTGTTGTTCTTCGGCTCGTTCAGGAAATCCGCGCCGATCACGCGGCGACCAAATTGAAGGAGATGGTTCACATCACGGCCACGGTGTTCCGGGACGGGGTCTCCCTGGAAATTCCTATGGGTGGACTGGTGCGGGGGGACATCGTGCTCCTCTCCGCGGGGGATATGGTGCCCGCGGATGTTCGAATCCTTCGGGCCAAGGATCTCTTTGTTTCACAGGCCCGCCTCACGGGGGAATCCATCCCCCTTGAAAAAATGAGCGCTCCCGAATTGAGAACATTCTCACTCCTTGACGCTCAAAACGTCGGTTTTTGGGGCACCAGTGTCCAGACCGGAACAGGGACCGCCGTGGTTGTGGCCACCGGACCGAATACCACCCTGGGTCGAATGGCCGAACTTCTGGCCGAACCTCACCCCCGAACCAGTTTTGACGCGGGAATCAGCCGGGTCACCTGGCTCATGATTCGCTTTATGTTCTTGATGATTCCTCTGGTTTTTTTTGTTAATGGTTTAACCAAACACGATTGGACCCAGGCCTTCTTTTTTTCCATGGCTGTTGCCGTGGGATTGACCCCTGAAATGTTTCCAATGATTGTAACAGTGTGCTTATCAAAAGGGGCCCTTTCCCTTTCAAAGAAAAAAGTCGTGGTAAAACGACTGAACGCCATTCAGAATTTCGGGGCCATGGACATCCTGTGCTCCGACAAAACGGGAACCCTTACCCTGGATCAGGTCGTCTTGGAACGCCATTGTGACGTGTCGGGTGAAGAGAACCCTCACGTTTTGGAGATGGCCTATTTGAACAGTTATTTCCAAACGGGTCTGAAAAACGTTTTGGACCGAGCCATCCTGAATCACCAGGAAATCCAGGTTAAGGTCAATTTTTCCATTTACAAAAAAATGGACGAAATCCCCTTTACGTTTACACGCAAAGCCATGTCGGTTGTTCTTCTTTTCCCGGACGGCGATCGCCGCATTGTGTGCAAAGGGGCCCCGGAAGAGGTTTTCAAGCGATGCACGCAATTCGAACTGGATGGGGAAGTGTTCCCCATTGAAACCGCCCTTCTTCAAGATTTGAAAGAAGAATACGAACGGTTGAGCTCCGACGGGTTTCGGGTGCTGGCCCTGGCCACAAAAACTGTAGAAGAACGGGAAACCTATTCGATTGCTGACGAAGCGGAAATGACGTTGATCGGGTATGTGGCTTTTTTGGACCCACCCAAGGAATCCGCCACAGCGGCCATTAAGGCGTTGGGGGACCTCGGGGTCACCGTTAAAGTTTTGACGGGTGACAATGAATTGGTGGGGGGAAAGATTTGCCGCGAGGTGGGTATCCCGCCAGGTCAAGTTCTCCTGGGGTCTGACGTCGAAGTTTTAGACGACCCCGCCCTGGCGTTACGGGTGGAAAAAACCACCCTTTTTGCCCGGCTGTCGCCTCAAGACAAACGACGGGTGGTCCTGGCCCTGCGGTCCAATGGGCATGTGGTGGGCCATTTGGGAGATGGCATCAACGACGCCCTGGCCTTAAGGGCCTCGGACATCGGGATCTCCGTGGACATGGCTGTCGATGTGGCGAAAGAGTCCGCGGATTTGATCCTGATGGAAAAAGATTTGATGGTCTTGGCGGAGGGAGTCAAAGAAGGTCGGCGGGTGTTCTCGAACATCGTGAAATACGTTCGCATGGGAGCCAGTTCGAATTTCGGAAATATGTTCAGTGTCATTGGGGCCAGCGCTTTTCTCCCGTTTCTTCCTATGGCCCCGATTCAGATTCTCGTGAATAACCTTCTTTATGACATGTCCCAAATTGCCATTCCAACGGACACCGTGGATGAGGAACAAATCGCGCGCCCCCGGGCCTGGTCCATGGGAGAACTGACGCGCTTTATTTTATTTTTTGGGCCGATCAGCTCCCTGTTCGACTACGCCCTGTTTTTTATCCTGCTCTTTGTTTTCAAGTGTTGGGACCCCTCCCGCGCTTCTCTCTTCCAAACGGGTTGGTTCGTTGAATCCCTCCTGACCCAAACACTGGTGATTCACATTATTCGCACTCGACGGATCCCCTTTATTCAGAGCCGGGCCAGTTGGCCCCTCCTCCTCACCACCTGCCTGGTCATTGCTTTTGGTGTTTGGTTACCCTACTCGTCCATTGCGTCTTCATTGGGTATGACAGAATTACCCCCTCTGTATTGGGTCTTTCTGGGTGTCCTCTTGTTGGGGTATCTCACCCTCACCCAATGGGTCAAAAAATATCTTTTCAAACGGACTTGGTCGTGAAACGATTCGTCGGATTGATCGCGGGGGTCATCCTTTTTTTATTCGCGTTGCTAACCTTACACCGGGAATTGACGGGGCACTCTTTTTTTACGGTTGTGAGATATTTGGAATCGATGCCCACAAGGGTCGTGCTTCTCTCCTTCGGTTTGGTCCTCTTTAGTTACGCGACCCTAACGCTTTATGACCTATTGGCCCTGCGATTCATTGGAAAAACCCTCCCCTATCGAAAGACGGTTTTTACTTCTTTCGTTTCCTACGCGGTCAGTAACACGGTAGGATTCTCGTTTCTCAGCGGAGCGGCCCTTCGTTTACGGTTATACGGTTCCTGGGGACTTTCCGCCTTAGACATTGCCCAGGTCACTCTGTTCAACGCCACCACGCTAGGGGTGGGGCTCGCCCTTGGAGCGGGGGTGGCCCTCCTGGCTGTTCCTCCCATGGCGTTCCTTTCCCCTGGGGGATGGCGCGGGCTGGGGGGGATTCTTCTTTTGGGCGTCTCCGGGTACATCAGCTGGTGTACTCTCTACCGACGAACATGGCGGTGGCGCGAATGGGAGATTTCTCCACCCTCAGGTTTGATGGCCGGAGCCCAAGTGGGGGTCTCCCTCTTGGATTGGACCTTCTCCGGTTTAGCCCTCTATGTTCTCTTGCCCCAAGACACGGTTTCCCCTGTGTCTTTCTTGGGGATCTTTATGGTCGCCCAAGTGGCCGGGCTCGTCAGTCATGTCCCCGGCGGGGTGGGTGTGTTTGAAACGGTGTTTCTTATTTCTTTACGGGGGTCACTCTCCGGAGGGCGTCTGGCCGCCGCTCTTTTAGCCTACCGTGGACTTTATTATGTCATCCCTTTTCTGACGGCCATCGGACTCTTATCTCTTCATGAGATCCGGGAGCGCCGGGAAACCTTTCGGAAAGTGGCCGGGGCAACGGGGAAATGGGTGGGCTCCCTGACGCCCTCCGTTCTTTCCCTTTTGGTGTTCACGGCAGGCCTTGTTTTGCTCCTGTCGGGTGCCACGCCACCCCAAGGCACCCGCCTGGCGTGGCTCGGGCACCTGGTTCCGTTGCCTTTCATTGAGGTGTCCCATTTCATGGGGAGTCTGGTGGGGACAGGCCTCCTTCTTTTGGCGTGGGGGCTCCAACGACGTTTGGATTCGGCCCGGCTTGTTACAGGAGTTTTCGTTGCGGTGGGTGCAGCGACGGCGCTCTTGAAAGGCGGCGATTATGAAGAAGCGATCTTTCTTGTTTTTATATTTATTCTTTTAATTCCCTTAAAATCCGCCTTTTATCGACGATCACGATTCACCAGTGAACCCCTCTCCCCCGGATGGATGGCCGCGGTGGCTCTGGCCTTGATCGGCACCGTGTGGCTTGGATTTTTCGCTCACCGACACCAGGAGTATTCAAACGATTTGTGGTGGAAGTTTGAACTGGCCCGGGACGCCCCACGGTTTCTGCGAGGGCTGGTCGCCATGGGGGGAGGACTGGCCCTCTTTGGATTCGCTCGTCTTCTCCGCACGGTGCCACCGGACCCCGCGCTGCCCTCCCTCACAGAGCTCGATCGCGCGGCAGCCCTCGCGGCCGCGTCGCCCCACACCCTGGCGTGGCTGGCGTTAATGGGGGACAAGGAACTTCTCTTCAGCGAATCAGGGAAATCGTTTCTCATGTTTGCGGTGGAAGGGAACACCTGGGTATCCATGGGTGACCCGATTGGGGATGAAGGCGAATGGGCCGATTTGGCTTGGGCGTTTAAAGACCTGGCGGACCGCCATGGCGGGCGGGCGGTGTTTTATGAAGTCAAACCCGACATGTTGCCTTTATACCTTGATTTGGGTCTTCAATTATTGAAAATGGGAGAAGAAGCTCGGGTGCCCCTTGACACTTTTTCACTGGAAGGGCCTGAAAACAAAGAATTCCGCTACACCGTGCGTAAAATGGAAAAAGAAGGGTTGTCCTTTCGGGTCTGTCCCGCCCAGGATGTTCCAAAATACCTCCACGACCTGAAATCAATCTCCAATCAATGGTTGAAAGAAAAGAATACCCGTGAAAAAGGATTTTCTTTAGGATCCTTTAAAGAAGATTTTTTGGTTCGGTTTCCCCTGGCCCTCGCCGAAAAGAACGGTAAAATTGTGGCCTTTTCCAATCTATGGCCGGGGGGGGCGAAAATGGAATTATCCGGAGACCTCATGCGGCACGGCGTGGACGCGCCACGGGGAGTTATGGATTATCTTTTCATTCAAATGATGTTGTGGGGCAAGGCTGAGGGCTATCGGTGGTTCAACTTGGGCATGGCCCCTTTCTCAGGTTTTGAAACCAGACCCCTGGCCCCCCTTTGGCAAAAACTGGGTGGTGTGCTCTTTCACCAGGGGGAGTATTTCTACAATTTCCAGGGGCTACGTCAATACAAAGAGAAATTTCATCCTGTCTGGGGACCCAAATACTTGGCCTCCCCTGGAGGACTGGCCTTACCGGGAATTTTAACAAACGTGGCGTCCCTGATCTCGGGGGGAATTCGAGGGATACTAACCAAATAATCTCCGGGACAAAGGAGCGTTTTCGGCGGCTTCATTTTATAGGGGATCAAGACACCATCGTGGCCATTTCCGGTTCGGAGGGGGGGCCCGAACGGGGCCGTTCTAGGGGGATGTCGAAACGAACGAGGGTTCCCTCTCCGGGTTGACTTTGAATGTTAATCCGTCCACCGTGGGCCTCGATGGCCAGTTTGCAGAAATAGAGTCCCAAACCCCACCCCGGGGGGGGGACAGCGCTTTTTCTCCGAACCCGAAAATATCGCTCAAAAAGGCCGCCCATTTGGTCCGGGGGGATTCCGTATCCCGTATCGTGGACAGTCACAACCAGACGCTCCCCCGCGGTTGTGGCCTGGACGTCCAACCGGCCCCCGGCCTCGGTGGCTTTAAGCGCATTCCGCAGGAGATTCATCATCACCCGTTTTAAAAGTCCCTCATCCGCGGAAACCATCCCCACCTCCGGGGTATGGGACACATTGAGTGGAATCTTTTTTCGCGCGGCACTCGCCGATATTTCCTCGGCGCAAGACCGCAACAGTTCGGGCATATGGACGGTTCTTTTTTCGACAAAGATTTGTTTTCCTTCCAGTCGATCGGCTTCCATTAATTGCGTCATCAACTCCACATCTTCACGGCAACTCCGAAGAGCGGCACGGATCCATTTCCCCCGTTCCGGATCGTCCGGGTGTTCGTTGAGGTACGTTAATGTGCCCATCACCACGGTCAACGGCGTTTTCATGTCGTGGAGCAAGAGGGCCGTCAGGTCTTTTCGCTCTTCTTCCAAACGATTTAACCGGGAACGGGCCTGTCCAATCACGCGGACATAAAAAAGGATCAACAACCCCACCGCCCCCTCCGTAACCAACTGAATCGGTGTTTTGGGCCATCGACCGTGTTCAATGTAATCGGTGAGGAACGGCAAGAACACCAACCCGTATCCCGTTAATTCAATCCCAAGCAATCGACGACTGACGGATAGGTTTCCCATACATCCTCCTTACCTTGTTGGCAAAGTTACCCACAAGAGGGTCATCGTTTCTACGTATGGGTGGATGGTTTGTTCATCGTGTCCAGAATCTTTCCATCAACTTTGGAGCCCTTGAACCGTATGGAGAGGTGAACAATGTCGTGAGAATCTTATGGAAAAAGGTGGATTTGGAAGGTGACGCCTAATGCTAAAATCATGGGATGCCACGATTGACGGATGGCCCGTATATCCGATGGTAAACCAAGAAGACCGGAGGGATTCCCAGCCCTCCGAGGGGGTGGATTTTGCCTCCTTGATTTATCAGGAAGGGGACCGAATATATAACTTCGCCTATCGATTGGCAGGCAATTCGTCTGACGCGTCCGATTTGGTTCAAGAGGCTTTCTCCCGGGCTTTTTCCGCTCGCCACCGATACGTGCCTGGCAAGTCGTTTGCCACCTGGGTGATGAGCATTCTCCACAACATATTCATCGATGGGATTCGGCGTTATGATAAAAAGCATGTGGTGTCCATGGATGCGCCCCTTTCTGATCAGGAGAGAGGGGGCTGGGCGGATGTGTTACCAGGACGGGATCCGGACCCCCTCGAATCCATCGCACGAAAAGAAGATGGGGATTTGGTTCAAGACGCGCTTAATGACTTGTCCCCTGACCATCGGGTGGTGGTCGTGATGTGCGACGTGGAGCACATGACGTATGAAGAGATCGCGGGGGTGGTCGGGTGTCCGGTGGGCACCGTTCGATCGCGACTGCACCAGGGGCGGCTTCTCTTAAAAAAGACTTTTGAGGGTTTAAGGGGGAATGGGATATGACTCATGAACATGTTGCGTCTGATGTTTTGTCCGCGTGGGTGGATGGGGAGGTCTCGGAAGAGGAGGCCCATCATGTAAGGACCCATGTGGTCCACTGTGCCGATTGCCAGGCCACCCTTTCCGATTTTAAAAACGTTAAATCCTTCGTTCTGTCCGCACAAAGACGTCCCCTTCCAGAAGCACTGCGGAGAACCCTGGAGACACACGACACCCCCGTCCCAGGAGTAAGACGGTGGGGGGCGTTCTTGTTTCGCCCGTCCGTGTGGGCCCCCGCGAGCGCCATTGCCGCGGCGGCGTTGGCCTTTTTCTTGATCCGGACCCCACAGGAATCCATGGTGGAAACCCTCCCCCTAGAGGTTTTGATGGCTTCCCACGCGCGATACCAAAGTGAAGGACGGGTGCCCCGGGCGGACCTCTACCAGACACAGTTCACGGCCCATGTGGCGGGGGAAATCGTTGACGAATAAAGGGCTGGGTGTTTTTATCGTTCTGTTGGTGTCTTTAACTCACGCTGGGGATCGACCGTCCCCAGAGGAGTTATTGGATATGATTTTTACGCCTCCCCGAGTAACCTATCGGGCGACGGCGCTCACCACCCTTTGGCGTGACGGGAGAGGGATCACTGAGGAAGTTCGTGTGTATTATCGCCCCTCAGGCGAAATGCGTCGTGAATTTATAGGAAACGATGGGAAAATAGTCCGCGTGGTCGTGTCGGACGGAAAAAAAGAAGTGACGTCCGTTGAGGGGAGGAGACAGCGGCTTCAAGGTCGTGCCCCAAAAACTCTGCCGCGCGCCATGTCGGCACAGAGTGAACGGGCCCTCCTTTTGGATAATTATCATCTTGCCCGGTCCTCCGACCAACGGGTCGCCGGCCACCTGGGGTGGGGGATTACGTTAACCCCCGTTTCTTCAGGAAAACCTCACCAACTCTATGTGGTGGACGGCCCTTCCGGTGTTCTGATACGGGTGAGACGTTTTCTGCCTGGGGAAGATTTGGCGGTCCAAACCGTGCTGTTGGATTTAGAAACAAATGTGATCTTGCCAGAAAACTTGTTCCTTCTCTCTGCAGACGAATTTACTCTTGACCACGGGCTTGACCCCAATTTCACTCAAACGCTGGGAGCTTCAACCGAAACGAAGCCCCCCGTCTCCCTGGGAGAAGGATTCGTCTTGGATAGCATGGATTCCTTTGATATTGGGCAAGACAATGTTCATGTGGAAAGATACACAGACGGGCTTGCTGTCCTGTCCCTTTATAAAACATCCCATCCCATGGAGTGGGAAGACCCCTCCGCCCCCACAAGCCCTCTGAAGTCCATCCACTGGGTGAATCAGGGGACCTGTTTTACGCTTGTGGGAGACCTGTCCGCTCAGGCCCTCGAGCAGATTTCCCTTTTGTATCGGAACACCCCTTAAGCTCTTTTTTTATTTGAACTTTTCTGGCCCTATAACGTAAAAGGGGGGAAGGCAAAAGTAAAAAAAGGAGATTCACCATGAATCGAGTTTTAACTTCCACACTAGCGCTCGTCTTTTTGTCAGGAGCTGTTTTTGCCGCGGATGTTGTGCCTGGAACCTCCACCCAAAAAAAGATGATGAATCCGGATGAAGTGACCACTACGACAACGCCAAAAACGTCCCCACCTATTAAAAGTCAGTCCAAACATAAAAAAGTTAAACACCACAAAAAGGTTATCAAAACGAAAACCGAAGATAAGGGGATGACCACACCCATGAATTAAGCTGAAACTTTCAGTTGGACGCGAGGACCGAGACGTAAAAAACCGACTTTTGCGTCGAATCACGTGGTCCAACTGGTTAAAGCAGCCTTTAGGTGTCGCGGCCAGGAGATCGCTGAACTCAATCAGCCCTCCTGGCCGCTTTTTTAAATTTACCCAGAATCACATCGGAAATTGAACGGACAAAGAAGGATATAGTTATATAATGATTCGCGGGATCCGTTTTCTTTGGAGCTGAACCTTCACCCTCTATCCTTACCTATGGCCATCCAACTGAGTTGTCAAAACCTTTCTAAAACCTACGGCGCGCGGCCTCTTTTTGAGGGACTTTCCTTCGGTCTCTTTGAGGGAGAACGGACCGGATTGATTGGGCCGAACGGGGCAGGAAAGTCGACCCTATTAAAAATATTAGCGGGACGCGAATCGCCGGATGGGGGGGAATTGGCCCTTCGCCGTGGTTTAAACATTCGTTACCTGGCCCAACAGGACCGCTTTGAAGATGAAGAAAACGGATTGACCGCCTATGAAGAGCTCACCCAGGCCTTGCAAGGGTTAGGTCTTGAGGATTATGAGATTATGATTCGCGTGGAAGACGGATTGGCTTCTTCCGGTTTGGATGGGGATCAGCGGGTCGATCGGTTATCTGGAGGGTGGCGGAAACGGTTGGCCATTTTAGCCCAGGTCCTTTGTGAACCCGACCTGTTGCTTTTGGACGAACCCACGAACCATTTAGACCTAGAAGGGGTGCTCTGGCTGGAACGGTTAATGACCGAGGTCCGGTTCTCTTTCT
It contains:
- a CDS encoding ATP-dependent DNA helicase; this encodes MPRTKNNPTCNPPPLSASSLFLAGGLLEKSFKGFEPRTQQFEMAVGVERALEEGKSFLVEAGTGVGKSLAYLLPAALWAVRENKQVWVSTHTKALQEQLLNKDLPTAQSLLKQGGLDLRFGLMMGAGNYLCLDRLQRAGSLFGGGQEQILKSLSDWAQTADTALRARLPCAVPEQLWETLCRDPDLCLAKGTPLADKCLYQKDLALARKSHMVVINHALFFAGLPLKPADALILDEAHTLEDAASRFLGYELSNFSLKRLWDDLFSPETGRGLAQRILAGNGRRSLERAVQRARDSSDEFFVLLEPCIGYLPGEVQKRIRAPLTISGSLESSITSIEKILIEELSGADTSEEEADLRSHLQRVRDVLTHLRSFSQTLRDDHAYWAEQGLSRRGHRLSLHGAPVHLAPFLKDRVVSPFPRVVMTSATLSVGGTFDSARSRFGLEKGAESLLDSPFDFKNHAALFVDPETPDPKTDPRGHEAFVLERCRSLIHVVPGGLFILFTNWAFLGKAHKVLERQVGTRPLFKQGEEPPSRLLEKFKKAGNGILLGTDTFWQGVDVPGSALSCVVITKLPFSPPTAPLEEARQEWLEKQGHNVFHEHTIPRAVIKFRQGFGRLIRSHQDTGAVVILDPRVKTKFYGQVFLKSIPACRVINSLQELEKFFLGKHP
- the mgtA gene encoding magnesium-translocating P-type ATPase, giving the protein MPNSIPPRSAQNGKPSVRSAASTRSAVDTRADPFLKECAQLTEEEVLSRLSTSLGGLSEDDAALRLKQDGPNAVAPETHFQKLQLVRHAVLNPLVILLAVLAGIEMATGEYRSAWVMLAMIVVSVVLRLVQEIRADHAATKLKEMVHITATVFRDGVSLEIPMGGLVRGDIVLLSAGDMVPADVRILRAKDLFVSQARLTGESIPLEKMSAPELRTFSLLDAQNVGFWGTSVQTGTGTAVVVATGPNTTLGRMAELLAEPHPRTSFDAGISRVTWLMIRFMFLMIPLVFFVNGLTKHDWTQAFFFSMAVAVGLTPEMFPMIVTVCLSKGALSLSKKKVVVKRLNAIQNFGAMDILCSDKTGTLTLDQVVLERHCDVSGEENPHVLEMAYLNSYFQTGLKNVLDRAILNHQEIQVKVNFSIYKKMDEIPFTFTRKAMSVVLLFPDGDRRIVCKGAPEEVFKRCTQFELDGEVFPIETALLQDLKEEYERLSSDGFRVLALATKTVEERETYSIADEAEMTLIGYVAFLDPPKESATAAIKALGDLGVTVKVLTGDNELVGGKICREVGIPPGQVLLGSDVEVLDDPALALRVEKTTLFARLSPQDKRRVVLALRSNGHVVGHLGDGINDALALRASDIGISVDMAVDVAKESADLILMEKDLMVLAEGVKEGRRVFSNIVKYVRMGASSNFGNMFSVIGASAFLPFLPMAPIQILVNNLLYDMSQIAIPTDTVDEEQIARPRAWSMGELTRFILFFGPISSLFDYALFFILLFVFKCWDPSRASLFQTGWFVESLLTQTLVIHIIRTRRIPFIQSRASWPLLLTTCLVIAFGVWLPYSSIASSLGMTELPPLYWVFLGVLLLGYLTLTQWVKKYLFKRTWS
- the mprF gene encoding bifunctional lysylphosphatidylglycerol flippase/synthetase MprF, which translates into the protein MKRFVGLIAGVILFLFALLTLHRELTGHSFFTVVRYLESMPTRVVLLSFGLVLFSYATLTLYDLLALRFIGKTLPYRKTVFTSFVSYAVSNTVGFSFLSGAALRLRLYGSWGLSALDIAQVTLFNATTLGVGLALGAGVALLAVPPMAFLSPGGWRGLGGILLLGVSGYISWCTLYRRTWRWREWEISPPSGLMAGAQVGVSLLDWTFSGLALYVLLPQDTVSPVSFLGIFMVAQVAGLVSHVPGGVGVFETVFLISLRGSLSGGRLAAALLAYRGLYYVIPFLTAIGLLSLHEIRERRETFRKVAGATGKWVGSLTPSVLSLLVFTAGLVLLLSGATPPQGTRLAWLGHLVPLPFIEVSHFMGSLVGTGLLLLAWGLQRRLDSARLVTGVFVAVGAATALLKGGDYEEAIFLVFIFILLIPLKSAFYRRSRFTSEPLSPGWMAAVALALIGTVWLGFFAHRHQEYSNDLWWKFELARDAPRFLRGLVAMGGGLALFGFARLLRTVPPDPALPSLTELDRAAALAAASPHTLAWLALMGDKELLFSESGKSFLMFAVEGNTWVSMGDPIGDEGEWADLAWAFKDLADRHGGRAVFYEVKPDMLPLYLDLGLQLLKMGEEARVPLDTFSLEGPENKEFRYTVRKMEKEGLSFRVCPAQDVPKYLHDLKSISNQWLKEKNTREKGFSLGSFKEDFLVRFPLALAEKNGKIVAFSNLWPGGAKMELSGDLMRHGVDAPRGVMDYLFIQMMLWGKAEGYRWFNLGMAPFSGFETRPLAPLWQKLGGVLFHQGEYFYNFQGLRQYKEKFHPVWGPKYLASPGGLALPGILTNVASLISGGIRGILTK
- a CDS encoding HAMP domain-containing histidine kinase encodes the protein MGNLSVSRRLLGIELTGYGLVFLPFLTDYIEHGRWPKTPIQLVTEGAVGLLILFYVRVIGQARSRLNRLEEERKDLTALLLHDMKTPLTVVMGTLTYLNEHPDDPERGKWIRAALRSCREDVELMTQLMEADRLEGKQIFVEKRTVHMPELLRSCAEEISASAARKKIPLNVSHTPEVGMVSADEGLLKRVMMNLLRNALKATEAGGRLDVQATTAGERLVVTVHDTGYGIPPDQMGGLFERYFRVRRKSAVPPPGWGLGLYFCKLAIEAHGGRINIQSQPGEGTLVRFDIPLERPRSGPPSEPEMATMVS
- a CDS encoding sigma-70 family RNA polymerase sigma factor, producing MLKSWDATIDGWPVYPMVNQEDRRDSQPSEGVDFASLIYQEGDRIYNFAYRLAGNSSDASDLVQEAFSRAFSARHRYVPGKSFATWVMSILHNIFIDGIRRYDKKHVVSMDAPLSDQERGGWADVLPGRDPDPLESIARKEDGDLVQDALNDLSPDHRVVVVMCDVEHMTYEEIAGVVGCPVGTVRSRLHQGRLLLKKTFEGLRGNGI
- a CDS encoding zf-HC2 domain-containing protein, which produces MTHEHVASDVLSAWVDGEVSEEEAHHVRTHVVHCADCQATLSDFKNVKSFVLSAQRRPLPEALRRTLETHDTPVPGVRRWGAFLFRPSVWAPASAIAAAALAFFLIRTPQESMVETLPLEVLMASHARYQSEGRVPRADLYQTQFTAHVAGEIVDE